In a single window of the Acetivibrio clariflavus DSM 19732 genome:
- a CDS encoding acyl-CoA dehydratase activase-related protein: MATIGIPKGMFFFEYSSIWEEFFKILGFEVILSQDTNRKIMDDGIKCCSNETCLPVKVFHGHVMSLKDKVDYVFIPRYQSTGKNEYTCPKLCGLPDMIAVNLGDQIKILEIKINMNSCRDETKESLVKLAQTLKIDSEKVLKAFNATWERHTQLMAKKNKANVKKEVNNKNVIILLGHPYMIYDNFISMRLIEKLERKNIEVFTPWDIDYETKRRNAHPYQGKTFWDIGFELLGSAFTCAKDERVKGIVYLTPFACGLDAFIMEFIELDIKSKNQGLPILKLTVDEHTGEAGFDTRLEAFIDMIG, encoded by the coding sequence ATGGCAACCATAGGAATACCAAAAGGTATGTTTTTTTTTGAATATAGTTCAATATGGGAAGAATTCTTTAAAATTCTGGGTTTTGAGGTAATTTTGTCTCAAGACACCAACAGGAAAATAATGGATGATGGCATAAAATGCTGCAGCAATGAGACTTGTCTTCCTGTGAAAGTTTTTCATGGGCATGTGATGAGCCTTAAAGATAAAGTTGATTATGTTTTCATACCCAGGTATCAAAGTACCGGAAAAAATGAATATACATGCCCTAAATTGTGCGGTCTTCCGGATATGATAGCGGTAAATTTGGGTGATCAAATTAAAATTTTAGAGATAAAAATAAACATGAACTCTTGTCGCGATGAGACAAAAGAAAGCCTTGTTAAATTAGCGCAAACTTTAAAAATAGATTCAGAGAAGGTGTTGAAAGCATTTAATGCGACCTGGGAAAGACATACACAGTTAATGGCTAAAAAAAATAAAGCAAACGTAAAAAAGGAAGTTAATAATAAAAACGTAATTATATTGCTTGGGCATCCCTATATGATCTATGACAATTTCATAAGTATGCGACTTATTGAAAAACTTGAAAGAAAAAACATTGAAGTTTTTACACCTTGGGATATCGATTATGAGACAAAACGGCGAAATGCTCATCCATACCAGGGAAAAACTTTTTGGGATATAGGATTTGAGCTTTTGGGAAGCGCTTTTACCTGCGCAAAGGATGAAAGAGTAAAGGGAATTGTATATCTTACACCGTTTGCGTGCGGATTGGATGCTTTTATAATGGAGTTTATTGAACTTGATATTAAATCCAAAAATCAAGGACTTCCCATACTTAAACTTACTGTTGACGAACACACCGGAGAAGCTGGTTTTGATACAAGACTTGAAGCATTTATAGATATGATAGGGTGA
- a CDS encoding NUDIX domain-containing protein: MNYEEKTLSKKQIYQGNFIGVESWSVLLPNGKEATRDVVIHPGASVVIPMTEDGQIYMVRQYRKPIDKVSLEIPAGKLDKGEDPLDCAVRELKEETGLETKDIKHLINIHSAPGFTNEVLYMYVARDLQQGESCADEDEFISAEKYPVSTLVDMILKKEITDAKTIIGILLAEKLIKGEIKI; encoded by the coding sequence ATGAATTATGAAGAAAAGACTTTATCGAAAAAGCAGATATATCAGGGAAATTTCATAGGTGTGGAGTCGTGGAGTGTGCTGCTTCCCAACGGGAAGGAAGCAACCCGGGATGTAGTAATTCACCCGGGTGCATCGGTTGTGATACCGATGACAGAAGACGGACAAATATATATGGTTAGGCAATATAGAAAACCTATTGATAAGGTATCGTTGGAAATTCCTGCAGGAAAGCTGGATAAAGGAGAAGACCCGCTTGATTGCGCTGTGAGGGAACTAAAGGAAGAGACGGGACTTGAAACTAAGGATATAAAGCATTTGATAAATATACACAGTGCACCGGGTTTTACCAATGAAGTGTTGTATATGTATGTAGCAAGAGATTTGCAGCAAGGCGAATCCTGTGCCGATGAAGATGAATTCATTTCAGCGGAGAAATATCCTGTCAGCACCCTTGTTGATATGATCTTAAAAAAAGAAATAACTGATGCAAAGACTATAATAGGAATTTTGCTGGCAGAAAAATTAATAAAAGGTGAGATAAAAATATAA
- a CDS encoding MASE3 domain-containing sensor histidine kinase, which produces MQVKHEKGNIAGVELKLVQRESLCFWKKIIISSAIVLLYLYIGLKNYLFFHSLIEILGIFIGFGVAIAVYHSSRIMKNGFYLYLGALFLFTSIFQIFHVFSYAGINILSSDSYDLSVQISVIGKFFDAIALLVMLVIPANTLKKNLSIKRLLVPYTVVSVFLLSTIYFGIFPQCAYDNADSSPFKILCEFILFCLYTLLLFICYKKRQNFGENLFVYIFSYIVLRLLAEVLFVSAQQVTDLATILAHILKFFSLCVIYQAVSIGVIIKPISILFSELDRKNRELEQKTIELEAVNKSLMREVQECMRIEELLRKSEERYKNLLEFMPDAVLLHDREKILFVNKAGVELFGFEDNSEVLSKSLYELLDENNFNKYKSKMNEADNCEFPIIFEEILQRDSHHFCIEVITTSYNIDNKTVFLSVIRDITQRKEFEEMKHSVDESKRLLQEVTEMDKLKTDYIINLSHEFRTPLSIILCTLKIMESLPDSNSSVKIDKEKLSKYISIMKNNSYKLLKTANNLLEISKIESGCEKLRLRNCNIVRIVEKVTMSVWSYTRNRQINLMFDTDTEEIVTACDVDKIERIILNLLSNAIKFTEEGGQIKVNVYNKETEVLITVSDTGIGIPKDKFELIFERFKQVDNSLTRVHEGTGIGLALVKSFVEMHDGRIEVESEVGVGSTFKIFIPVRILSNEAYMDYNETEAEIEKRIEENINIELSNI; this is translated from the coding sequence ATGCAGGTTAAGCATGAAAAAGGAAATATCGCAGGGGTTGAGTTGAAACTGGTTCAGAGAGAGAGTTTATGCTTTTGGAAAAAGATTATAATTTCTTCTGCGATAGTTTTGCTTTACTTATATATTGGGTTAAAAAATTACCTGTTTTTTCATTCATTAATAGAGATTTTAGGAATTTTTATCGGTTTTGGGGTCGCAATAGCGGTATATCATAGCTCCAGGATTATGAAAAACGGGTTTTATTTATATTTGGGAGCTTTGTTTTTATTTACAAGTATTTTTCAGATATTTCATGTTTTTTCTTATGCCGGGATAAATATTCTTTCATCAGACAGTTATGATCTATCGGTTCAAATTTCGGTTATAGGTAAATTCTTTGATGCTATAGCTCTTTTGGTAATGCTGGTTATACCGGCTAATACCCTGAAGAAAAATCTCAGCATTAAAAGATTGCTTGTACCCTATACTGTGGTTTCTGTATTTTTGCTCTCAACAATATACTTTGGCATATTTCCTCAGTGTGCATACGATAATGCCGATTCATCACCTTTTAAGATACTTTGTGAATTCATACTTTTTTGTTTGTATACTTTATTATTGTTTATTTGCTACAAAAAGAGGCAGAATTTTGGGGAAAATTTGTTTGTTTATATTTTTTCGTATATAGTTTTAAGATTGCTTGCTGAGGTTTTATTTGTTTCAGCTCAGCAGGTTACTGACTTGGCGACAATATTAGCTCATATATTGAAATTTTTCTCCCTTTGTGTGATTTATCAAGCGGTATCTATAGGAGTTATAATTAAGCCTATATCAATTTTGTTCAGTGAACTGGACAGAAAAAATAGAGAACTTGAACAAAAGACAATTGAACTTGAAGCTGTAAATAAAAGTCTTATGCGTGAAGTTCAGGAGTGTATGAGAATAGAAGAGTTGCTAAGGAAGAGTGAAGAAAGATACAAAAATCTTTTGGAATTTATGCCCGATGCAGTACTTTTACATGATAGAGAAAAAATTCTGTTTGTTAATAAAGCTGGAGTAGAATTGTTCGGATTTGAAGACAATTCGGAGGTACTTTCGAAAAGTTTGTATGAACTGCTTGATGAAAATAATTTTAATAAATATAAATCAAAGATGAATGAAGCGGATAATTGCGAATTTCCCATTATATTTGAAGAGATATTGCAAAGGGATAGTCACCATTTTTGTATTGAAGTTATCACAACTTCATATAATATTGATAATAAAACCGTTTTCTTAAGTGTAATAAGAGATATAACGCAAAGAAAAGAGTTTGAAGAGATGAAGCACAGTGTTGACGAGAGCAAGAGACTTTTGCAGGAAGTAACAGAGATGGATAAGCTGAAAACTGACTATATAATTAATTTGTCCCATGAGTTTAGGACACCTCTCAGCATTATTCTCTGTACTTTAAAAATTATGGAGTCATTGCCCGATTCCAATTCCAGTGTGAAAATTGATAAAGAGAAGTTAAGTAAATATATTTCAATAATGAAAAACAATTCCTACAAGCTTTTGAAGACTGCAAACAATCTTCTTGAAATATCTAAAATAGAATCGGGGTGTGAAAAGCTTAGACTTCGAAACTGCAATATTGTGAGAATTGTTGAGAAAGTTACAATGTCGGTGTGGTCCTATACGAGAAACAGACAAATTAACTTAATGTTTGATACCGATACTGAAGAGATTGTTACTGCCTGTGATGTGGACAAAATTGAAAGAATCATTCTGAATCTTTTGTCCAATGCAATCAAGTTTACTGAAGAAGGCGGACAGATAAAGGTAAATGTATATAACAAGGAAACCGAAGTTTTAATAACTGTTTCCGATACCGGCATTGGCATACCGAAGGACAAATTTGAACTGATTTTTGAAAGGTTTAAGCAAGTTGATAATTCCCTGACCAGAGTACATGAGGGTACTGGAATAGGATTAGCTCTTGTGAAATCCTTTGTGGAAATGCATGATGGAAGGATTGAAGTGGAAAGTGAAGTTGGAGTAGGTTCCACATTCAAAATTTTTATACCCGTCAGAATTTTAAGCAATGAGGCTTACATGGATTACAACGAAACTGAAGCGGAGATTGAAAAAAGAATTGAAGAAAACATAAATATAGAACTTTCAAACATATGA
- the proC gene encoding pyrroline-5-carboxylate reductase: MDKAIGFIGAGNMGYAMLKSIAQSNIVKTDRIYVYDVDEERLSKLKDETGISILKSEKEVVEKSDIVILAVKPNILETVLEKCKDSFNDRKILVSVAVGVPIKFYKKIIGEDKKVIRTMPNTPALVGEGMTLVSPDGSIEKDELEYVMKIFACFGKAELLDEKLMSEVTALTSSSPAYVFMFIEAMADAAVLSGIPRNLSYKLAAQAVLGSAKMVLETNKHPGELKDMVCSPAGTTIEAVSTLEKNKFRYAVIEAMNECTKKAREIGKKFE, encoded by the coding sequence ATGGATAAAGCAATAGGATTTATTGGTGCCGGAAATATGGGATATGCAATGTTAAAAAGCATAGCTCAATCTAATATTGTTAAGACTGACCGAATATACGTTTACGATGTAGATGAGGAAAGACTTTCAAAACTTAAAGATGAAACCGGAATAAGTATTTTGAAAAGTGAAAAAGAGGTAGTGGAAAAAAGTGATATTGTAATACTTGCTGTAAAGCCCAATATACTTGAAACAGTGCTTGAAAAGTGTAAAGATTCTTTTAATGACAGAAAAATTCTTGTTTCGGTTGCTGTTGGTGTTCCGATAAAATTCTATAAAAAGATAATAGGTGAGGACAAAAAGGTTATACGCACAATGCCTAATACGCCTGCATTGGTGGGAGAGGGAATGACACTTGTTTCACCGGATGGCAGTATAGAAAAGGACGAGTTGGAATATGTAATGAAGATATTTGCATGTTTCGGTAAGGCAGAATTGCTTGATGAGAAGCTAATGAGTGAAGTTACAGCCCTTACCAGCAGCAGCCCTGCATATGTATTCATGTTCATTGAGGCTATGGCCGATGCGGCAGTATTGTCGGGAATACCCAGAAACTTGTCATATAAATTGGCGGCTCAGGCGGTACTTGGCTCTGCAAAGATGGTACTTGAGACTAATAAGCATCCTGGAGAACTTAAAGACATGGTATGCTCACCGGCCGGTACAACTATTGAAGCAGTAAGTACTTTGGAAAAGAATAAATTCCGGTATGCTGTAATTGAAGCTATGAACGAATGTACCAAAAAAGCCAGGGAGATAGGAAAAAAATTTGAGTAA
- the rnhA gene encoding ribonuclease HI: protein MKKVIIYTDGACSGNPGDGGWGAILKYGEAEKEISGFEKDTTNNRMELKAAIEALKMLKEPCEVELYSDSAYLVNAFNQNWVENWKLNGWKNSSKEEVKNSELWKELDRLSNIHKIKWIKVKGHSDNEYNNRCDLLATGEIKKNRS from the coding sequence ATGAAAAAAGTTATAATTTACACAGACGGCGCCTGCTCCGGTAACCCGGGAGATGGAGGATGGGGTGCAATATTAAAATATGGAGAAGCGGAAAAAGAAATATCAGGTTTTGAAAAAGATACTACCAATAACAGGATGGAACTTAAAGCAGCCATTGAAGCGTTAAAAATGCTGAAAGAACCTTGTGAAGTAGAACTTTACAGTGACAGTGCATACTTGGTGAACGCTTTTAATCAGAATTGGGTAGAAAATTGGAAATTAAACGGCTGGAAAAATTCCAGCAAGGAAGAGGTTAAAAATTCAGAGTTATGGAAAGAACTTGACCGGTTAAGCAACATACATAAAATAAAGTGGATAAAAGTCAAGGGACATTCGGATAATGAGTACAATAACAGATGTGACTTGCTAGCAACCGGTGAAATAAAAAAGAACAGATCATAA